In Magnolia sinica isolate HGM2019 chromosome 12, MsV1, whole genome shotgun sequence, a single genomic region encodes these proteins:
- the LOC131221661 gene encoding sesquiterpene synthase TPS2-like, whose product MALILGNAHSDVPIKNQVETKGKKEIGRGCANYHPSVWGDRFVTLSPDKMEIDVLTKQRAVKLKEELKTMLLNFSDPSQELNLINEIQRLGVAYHFEKEIKDALYRMHDAHINGNDFSGDLHAVALWFRLLRQQGYNVSSNVFRRFKDKNGEFKETLKDDIRGLLSLYEAAYLGTREDNILDEAINFTTEHLKSAMSHLSSPLSTLVQFALDLPVHKRVEKLQSRHYISIYQEEKERNDILLEFAKLDFNMLQSLHKKELSDISRWWKENDFSTKLPFIRDRIVELYFWILEVYFEPQYARARRMMTTIISLTSILDDIYDVHGTLEELEIYTVAIERWDWAIMDQLPDYMKVHYNALLNAVEKFEDELSKEGKSYRIPYLKKALTVLAKGYLEEARWTSKEYVPTLEEYMKIALITNGYPMLSVASLVGMGDIVTKEAFEWAINVPKVVEASAAICRLRDDITSNEFEQERTHVVSGIHCYMKEHGTTYGEACKVFLEKTADAWKDANMECMEPTPVPREVIKRPMNLARVIELLYQHQDSYTNSAFETKEHVTMILVDPIPV is encoded by the exons ATGGCTCTTATTCTAGGAAATGCCCACTCGGATGTTCCTATCAAGAATCAGGTGGAAACGAAAGGAAAAAAGGAGATTGGTCGCGGTTGTGCAAATTACCACCCTAGCGTGTGGGGTGATCGGTTTGTTACATTGTCTCCGGATAAGATG GAGATTGACGTATTAACCAAACAAAGGGCTGTAAAACTGAAGGAAGAATTGAAGACGATGCTTCTCAATTTTAGTGATCCTTCGCAAGAATTGAATTTAATCAATGAAATTCAACGTCTCGGAGTTGCCTATCACTTTGAAAAGGAGATTAAAGATGCATTATATAGGATGCATGATGCCCATATTAATGGCAATGATTTTAGCGGTGATCTTCATGCGGTTGCTCTTTGGTTTCGGCTCCTAAGGCAACAAGGGTATAATGTATCATCTA ATGTGTTTAGAAGGTTTAAAGACAAAAACGGTGAGTTTAAGGAGACATTAAAAGATGACATCCGAGGATTGTTAAGCTTGTATGAAGCTGCATATCTTGGCACACGTGAAGATAATATATTGGATGAAGCCATAAATTTCACCACTGAGCACCTTAAGTCAGCAATGTCACATTTGAGCTCTCCCCTTTCAACTCTAGTACAGTTTGCCTTGGATCTACCAGTGCACAAGCGTGTTGAAAAGCTACAATCAAGGCACTACATCTCAATCTACCAAGAAGAGAAGGAGCGGAATGATATATTATTAGAGTTTGCAAAGTTGGATTTCAATATGCTGCAGTCTTTGCACAAGAAGGAACTAAGTGACATCTCAAG ATGGTGGAAAGAGAATGATTTTTCAACAAAGCTTCCATTCATCAGAGATAGAATAGTGGAGTTGTACTTTTGGATATTAGAAGTGTATTTCGAACCACAATATGCCCGAGCAAGAAGGATGATGACCACAATAATATCTTTAACATCAATATTGGATGACATTTATGACGTACACGGTACATTGGAGGAGCTTGAAATATATACTGTTGCAATCGAGAG ATGGGATTGGGCGATCATGGATCAGCTGCCTGATTACATGAAAGTGCATTATAATGCGCTTCTAAATGCAGTCGAGAAATTTGAGGACGAATTGAGCAAGGAAGGGAAATCCTACCGTATACCCTACTTAAAGAAAGCT CTAACGGTTTTGGCAAAAGGCTACCTAGAAGAAGCGAGATGGACCAGCAAAGAGTATGTGCCAACATTGGAAGAGTATATGAAAATTGCATTAATCACTAACGGCTATCCCATGCTTAGTGTAGCATCTCTGGTTGGAATGGGAGATATAGTAACAAAGGAAGCCTTTGAGTGGGCCATCAATGTACCTAAGGTGGTTGAGGCTAGTGCTGCAATTTGCCGTCTCAGGGATGACATCACATCAAATGAG TTTGAGCAAGAGAGAACACATGTTGTTTCTGGAATCCACTGCTACATGAAGGAGCATGGCACCACATACGGAGAAGCATGCAAGGTATTCCTAGAGAAGACTGCAGACGCATGGAAAGATGCTAACATGGAATGCATGGAACCCACTCCCGTTCCGAGGGAAGTGATCAAGAGGCCCATGAATCTTGCACGTGTGATCGAACTCTTGTACCAGCACCAGGACTCATACACCAATTCAGCGTTTGAGACCAAAGAACATGTCACAATGATCCTAGTGGATCCTATTCCCGTCTGA